GCAAGTAATTATTGATCACAAAAATCCTGATACAGTACAAATTGCAATTACTGCTTTTGATACAATATAACCTGTCAGTTCATCTATGCACCCtatagcttttaaaaatagtggTGTAATAGATACTATGTTAGACCATAGCATAATAGAGACTGAAATTAGGAATCATTTTCTCATGTAACTAACTCAGAAAATGAGGTAAAATAATTAAGTGACTTCCCAAATTCAGGGACTATCCTATCTGAAACACAAGAtaacagaaacagaaaccagggaaccaaacaaaaacatttattgACCGTCGTTATAAGGGAGTGAAAATATAAGACagaaccaaaagaaaaaataaaatatattaatttaaatgagAAGATGGCAGGAAGACAAGTCAAAGGTTTAAACCAAGCAAAAGAACATGTTAACTCAAATGAATGTTTCGATATGTATAAACTATAATGAATATGCATATAGGCCTATAATGTAAcagtatataaaaaaaatcGTTTAAGTTAACTGTGTGCAAAGACACGAGCACCCAAATGTGGGATTTTATCTCTTAATAAACTtacataaaaattttaaatacaaatccATGTTTCTCACACATGACGGCAATGCActcactgcaggcagcaccaATGGCAGGATGGATTGCAGAGACTTTTCCtttgcagccccagcccagcgtTGGCACTGGGCATGAAGAGGCACTGAGGTGACCTGAGAGGAAGTGcaaggcacaggctgcagctgaggaaggacagcgctgtgctgggctcagaggtgaagctggcactgcccagtgGGGAGAAGGTCCTTTCTGCAGCCCCTGTTACGGGGGAGCTGGGGCCTTGCTGCAGAGATACGGCCGCTTACTTGAGCACATCTCACTCCTGAACCTTTTCCCGTCGGCCAGGTACACGCACTGGGAATTGCCGAGGACAGGaaccctgcagggaggagcagaggcagcgctggctgccaggggcagcccttgtgcccctgtgcccccaggccctgcccggctccccgGCACTCACCGGGAGCTGTAGCTGCTGCCGTCCCCCCAGTGCAGGCGCTCGCCCCGTCTGCGCAGCCCGAGCCAGTAATCGACGTTCCCGCGGAGGCGGAAGAGCAAATCCTGCCCAGGAGAGAGGAGTGGGAGCTGCCCCGGCCCCTCGGGGGGACACGGGCCCGGGGCTCCCCCCGCACGCCGGGGCTCCTTCCCTGCAAGGCCCcggcccagggctgcagccccggccCTACGAGCACCGAGCCCGGCCCAGGAGCACCCCCAGGCTGCCCTCAGCCACCCCACACCACCCGCAGCCCCTCACTCACCATGGCCTCCTCATCCTTGGCAATGGCCAGGGAGGCCCCGAGCTCGGAGCACCGTTCCTGACCTTGCTCCCAGGTGCTGTGATCCTGTGAGAAGTAGTAGCAGACCCCATTGTACCAAACCcagccatggggacagcacagaaGTGACAGAGGAGTCGCAGGTGTGACTGGAacctgtggtgctgcagggggaagaggagaaggtCTGAGGAttgccctgtgcagggagcagggagcccgCTCTGCCCCGAGGGGCTgggcccaggctgctgcccctcccttacctgccagcacagccaaggccacccccaaagccagcaccagcaccaggagcagcagaatcAGCACCGCCGTGCCCACGGGATGGCCCCTGATCCAttcacctgcagcaggaaagagctgctggctgccagaaGCAGAGCCAGGCCTGCAATCTGCTCAGCCCAtggccagggagcagagcagggagccctgagccAGTGTGGGCCTCActcagctggcagccagagAGCCAAGAGCCTggccacagccagggacacagctgtggccacaggcagggacacagcagtgggcacaggctgcagcaggagaactGCACAGCcttgggggcagctggggctctTGCTTCCAGCCACTGATGGGGCCCAGCAGAGCACCAGGCCTCTTCCAGACATCGGGAAACAGCCACacacctgccagccctgtccttgggaggggacactgtCCCCACCCTGGAGGCCACAGGAGTGGCCCTGCACTCACCCAGGAATCTTCTGAGGCTCCTTTTGTGTTCATTCTTGGTTGCTGATGTGCTGTGGGGAGCCAGGGGCTCCCTCACACTCCCATCGCTGGTGCAGAATCCATTCTCCACATCTCCACTCACTGCACGCTCACAAGTGGCATCCCCCTGCTGATGCCAAGAGGCTTCTTGGACCCCAGGCAGGTGTGGAACCGTGGCTGCTggtccctgctggggatgctggggctCATTCGCAACTGCATGAATGGAGCAGAGTTCACTCTCCTTCAGTTCACAGTTGGCACCTCTCTGCCCAGAACAAacagcaccttgctctccaaacatcaggagtgctgctggcagatcCTTTGGGAGCTCGGCCTCGGGAACAGCTTCTCAGCCGCGCTGCTGGCACCCTGAAAGGGACACGGTGAGAGGTCACTGCTGGTGCCGGCCGTGCGGGGGCTCAGTAGGGcggtgccagctgtggctgcgctgtccccgctgcccAGAGGTGCGGCAGCAGCTGCGGAGACAAGCGCAGCCTCCGCGAGCTGGGGCAGCACCGACCGCGGGTCGCGCCTGGGCTGGAGCCGCCTCCGagctccgccgccgcctcgccgCGCTCCGGAACGGGACAAACGCAGTGACCCTCCCGCCGCTCC
The nucleotide sequence above comes from Molothrus ater isolate BHLD 08-10-18 breed brown headed cowbird chromosome 8, BPBGC_Mater_1.1, whole genome shotgun sequence. Encoded proteins:
- the LOC118688001 gene encoding C-type lectin domain family 2 member D-like, with the translated sequence MFGEQGAVCSGQRGANCELKESELCSIHAVANEPQHPQQGPAATVPHLPGVQEASWHQQGDATCERAVSGDVENGFCTSDGSVREPLAPHSTSATKNEHKRSLRRFLGEWIRGHPVGTAVLILLLLVLVLALGVALAVLAAPQVPVTPATPLSLLCCPHGWVWYNGVCYYFSQDHSTWEQGQERCSELGASLAIAKDEEAMDLLFRLRGNVDYWLGLRRRGERLHWGDGSSYSSRVPVLGNSQCVYLADGKRFRSEMCSSKRPYLCSKAPAPP